The following are from one region of the Deltaproteobacteria bacterium genome:
- the bioD gene encoding dethiobiotin synthase yields the protein MGPSPPLASVHADGRLARRGPPHHRRGGGLDARRRRGATLPGRRVVALVQHPRAPASRARRGAHGAARARRPLDAPRARQPALDRARARPRPRGARRARAGLLLRRRCDGGRGRAPHGPPVPAAQRGDGPHPLRVARRGLPRRHPRRGRRRLLGDLPPLRGERGRSRGTADTAARLSLAPRHGRRRGARRGAGRGGADARRARARARRARRRAARPGRRGHVGPPVGLPRRAPRPRAPPWSALHRRRGGHGLRTHRADVRLRARRHHARPDVPGKRNQRRLPAAGGDPRHRGRVRGVPRAVRGVPRLLPRPHLHRERARLRGRACKSRAVRRRAHSRAPRAEGRASPGAARRRRRAAPPRGRRPAAGRHGRDRAGSGARLSRALPARGAHRPAGRPRRAGAGCRPAAARQHGRPHAAPGDRTRRARAAGRRDPRRDRRGDGRVSTLFITGTDTGVGKTFVACALAHALRARGVRVAAIKPIETGVVGEPEDALRLRAAAEDPAPLDDICPYRLRAPLAPAVAARLEGVVIDVDRLAGLIVQRAAAADVLLVEGAGGLLVPIRGMTTFAELAARLALPVLIVGANRLGTINHCALTARVAAAAGLTVRGFVLSEPTAVRDESAATNAEMIAALTGFPCLATLRHGEAPDGTRLSRVVEAAVDPGI from the coding sequence CTGGGACCATCGCCACCTCTGGCATCCGTTCACGCAGATGGCCGACTGGCTCGCCGAGGACCCCCTCATCATCGTCGAGGCGGAGGGCTCGACGCTCGTCGACGCCGAGGGGCGACGCTACCTGGACGGCGTGTCGTCGCTCTGGTGCAACATCCACGGGCACCGGCATCGCGCGCTCGACGCGGCGCTCACGGCGCAGCTCGGGCGCGTCGCCCACTCGACGCTCCTCGGGCTCGCCAGCCCGCCCTCGATCGAGCTCGGGCACGCCCTCGTCCGCGTGGCGCCCGCCGGGCTCGCGCGGGTCTTCTACTCCGACGCCGGTGCGACGGCGGTCGAGGTCGCGCTCCGCATGGCCCTCCAGTACCAGCAGCTCAGCGGGGCGACGGGCCGCACCCGCTTCGCGTCGCTCGTCGAGGGCTACCACGGCGACACCCTCGGCGCGGTCGGCGTCGGCTACTCGGAGACCTTCCACCGCTTCGTGGCGAACGCGGTCGTTCCCGCGGTACGGCTGACACCGCCGCACGTCTTTCGCTGGCGCCGCGGCATGGACGCCGAAGGGGCGCTCGCCGCGGCGCTGGCCGAGGCGGAGCGGACGCTCGCCGAGCACGGGCCCGAGCTCGCCGCGCTCGTCGTCGAGCCGCTCGTCCAGGGCGCCGCGGGCATGTGGGTCCACCCGTCGGCCTACCTCGGCGCGCTCCGCGACCTCGCGCGCCGCCATGGAGCGCTCTTCATCGCCGACGAGGTGGCCACGGGCTTCGGACGCACCGGGCGGATGTTCGCCTGCGAGCACGCCGGCATCACGCCCGACCTGATGTGCCTGGGAAAAGGAATCAGCGGCGGCTACCTGCCGCTGGCGGCGACCCTCGCCACCGAGGACGTGTTCGAGGCGTTCCTCGCGCCGTACGAGGAGTTCCGCGCCTTCTTCCACGGCCACACCTACACCGGGAACGCGCTCGCCTGCGCGGTCGGGCTTGCAAGTCTCGGGCTGTTCGAAGAAGAGCGCACTCTCGAGCGCCTCGCGCCGAAGGTCGCGCGTCTCCGGGAGCGGCTCGGCGCCGACGTCGCGCCGCTCCCCCACGTGGGCGACGTCCGGCAGCAGGGCGTCATGGTCGGGATCGAGCTGGTTCAGGAGCGCGCCTCTCGCGCGCCCTACCCGCCCGCGGCGCGCATCGGCCAGCAGGTCGTCCGCGCCGCGCGGGCGCGGGGTGTCGTCCTGCGGCCGCTCGGCAGCACGGTCGTCCTCATGCCGCCCCTGGCGATCGCACCCGCCGAGCTCGAGCAGCTGGTCGACGTGACCCGCGACGCGATCGCCGAGGCGACGGGCGGGTGAGCACGCTCTTCATCACCGGCACGGACACTGGGGTGGGCAAGACGTTCGTTGCCTGCGCCCTCGCCCACGCGCTTCGTGCCCGCGGCGTGCGCGTCGCCGCGATCAAGCCCATCGAGACGGGCGTAGTGGGAGAGCCCGAGGACGCGCTCCGGCTCCGCGCCGCGGCGGAGGACCCGGCTCCGCTCGACGACATCTGTCCGTACCGGCTGCGCGCGCCGCTCGCCCCCGCCGTGGCGGCGCGGCTCGAGGGCGTGGTCATCGACGTCGACCGCCTGGCGGGGCTGATCGTGCAACGGGCGGCAGCCGCCGACGTCCTGCTCGTCGAGGGTGCGGGCGGTCTGCTCGTTCCGATCCGCGGCATGACCACGTTCGCGGAGCTGGCCGCGCGCCTCGCGCTGCCCGTGCTCATCGTCGGCGCGAACCGGCTCGGCACGATCAACCACTGCGCGCTCACGGCGCGCGTCGCGGCCGCGGCCGGCCTCACGGTGCGCGGCTTCGTGCTCTCCGAGCCGACCGCGGTGCGGGACGAGTCGGCGGCGACGAACGCCGAGATGATCGCCGCCCTCACGGGCTTCCCCTGCCTCGCCACCTTGCGGCATGGGGAAGCGCCGGACGGCACGCGTCTCTCTCGCGTCGTCGAGGCGGCGGTCGACCCGGGAATCTAG
- the bioF gene encoding 8-amino-7-oxononanoate synthase, whose product MPPAARPLEAVLARDLAGLDAAALRRHLCPIESASDAEVVIDGRPYLLLSSNNYLGLATHPAVRAAARQAIERYGCGAGASRLISGHLDLHAAVETKLAAFKGTEAALLFPSGYQANVGTITALVGRGDHVYSDALNHASIIDGCRLSRASVHVYPHRNVRALEAELAATPSGGRRLIVTDSVFSMDGDRAPLAALAALAEQYHSWLMIDEAHATGVVGPCGAGLAAADGVGARIDVHLGTLGKALGSAGAYVAGSRALVDWLVNRARSFIYTTGLAPAAVAAAAAALDVVAAEPERREALARNAARLRDGLRALGFEAGGDTHIIPVLVGDNRATLRLAEALRARGLLAQAIRPPTVPEGTARLRVTPMATHTRAQLERGLAAFAEAGRATGALA is encoded by the coding sequence GTGCCGCCGGCCGCCCGCCCGCTCGAGGCCGTGCTCGCCCGCGACCTGGCGGGCCTCGACGCCGCCGCGCTCCGCCGTCATCTCTGCCCGATCGAGTCCGCGTCGGACGCCGAGGTCGTGATCGACGGGCGCCCCTACCTCCTGCTCTCCTCCAACAACTACCTCGGCCTCGCGACCCATCCCGCCGTACGGGCCGCGGCACGGCAGGCGATCGAGCGCTACGGCTGCGGGGCGGGCGCCTCGCGGCTCATCTCGGGCCATCTCGACCTGCACGCCGCCGTCGAGACGAAGCTCGCCGCCTTCAAGGGCACGGAGGCCGCGCTCCTCTTCCCCTCGGGGTACCAGGCGAACGTCGGCACGATCACGGCGCTGGTCGGCCGGGGCGACCACGTCTACAGCGATGCCCTCAACCACGCGAGCATCATCGACGGGTGCCGGCTCTCGCGGGCCAGCGTCCACGTCTATCCCCACCGCAACGTCCGCGCTCTCGAAGCCGAGCTGGCCGCTACCCCCTCGGGCGGGCGGCGTCTCATCGTGACCGATTCGGTCTTCTCCATGGACGGCGACCGCGCACCGCTCGCGGCACTGGCCGCGCTTGCCGAGCAATATCACAGCTGGCTCATGATAGACGAGGCCCACGCGACCGGCGTGGTCGGGCCGTGCGGCGCCGGCCTCGCGGCGGCCGACGGGGTCGGCGCTCGCATCGACGTCCACCTCGGCACGCTCGGCAAGGCGCTCGGCAGCGCTGGGGCCTACGTCGCCGGCTCGCGCGCGCTCGTCGACTGGCTCGTCAACCGCGCGCGGAGCTTCATCTACACGACGGGTCTCGCGCCCGCGGCGGTGGCCGCTGCCGCCGCGGCGCTCGACGTCGTCGCCGCCGAGCCGGAGCGCCGGGAGGCGCTCGCCCGCAATGCCGCCCGCCTGCGTGACGGGCTCCGCGCGCTCGGCTTCGAGGCGGGCGGCGACACCCACATCATCCCGGTGCTCGTCGGCGACAACCGCGCGACGCTCCGCCTCGCCGAGGCGCTGCGGGCGCGCGGCCTGCTCGCGCAGGCCATCCGCCCGCCGACCGTGCCGGAAGGGACCGCCCGGCTGCGCGTGACGCCGATGGCGACGCACACCCGAGCCCAGCTCGAGCGCGGGCTCGCGGCCTTCGCCGAGGCCGGGCGGGCGACCGGAGCGCTCGCGTGA